A single Apostichopus japonicus isolate 1M-3 chromosome 11, ASM3797524v1, whole genome shotgun sequence DNA region contains:
- the LOC139976088 gene encoding uncharacterized protein yields the protein MESVESRNTSWYDKDSEEKLDAPDDMLEPQREAPPKPWLLLWSLHYYILGLVYFCLACYALYSISLYFRRSSAPKKVSNIQSCILAIKILLFILGFSRTLYMYLYLQFWYDTGVPWKIIENILSNLAYPCLTGGFGLMCLILYEASRLKARSSSKVLHNKIVLIFIIIVHFIAVIIAVTLIEILDSFVLMLLICHGFFVLWGVLLIFTFIIFATKLTKAERKSSGVLAEMKEKESVSYGVSTVVTTVGAVNYQNFSNQSTPQQSVKDVPGRGDPQRPTVLDDVDKSVSIDNENETSRCDENVAENGTLTDSAGIQMGKKSAEECGEDGFEKKYESQESGISRLRSKVLNRFTTTKSEANTTRLAFRVKLTRKVLRIAKITAFLNAICVVLNTFVIIRGLMIYYCEWRMTATAIYIFNTCFRLIELGQGFTMAYFTTQSIQKHSNNKEGFKKKEKKRKNTPFVSKELVTSKTGNI from the exons ATGGAATCTGTCGAAAGCAGAAATACTTCATGGTACGACAAGGATAGCGAGGAGAAACTTGACGCACCTGATGACATGCTAGAGCCACAAAGGGAAGCCCCACCAAAGCCTTGGCTTCTGTTGTGGAGTCTTCACTATTACATTCTTGGACTGGTCTATTTCTGTTTGGCGTGCTACGCCCTCTATTCCATCTCGCTCTATTTTAGGCGTAGTTCAGCCCCTAAGAAAGTCTCCAACATCCAGTCATGTATCCTCGCGATTAAGATACTGCTTTTTATCCTCGGCTTTTCAAGAACACTATACATGTATCTTTATCTACAGTTCTGGTACGATACCGGTGTACCGTGGAAAATCATCGAGAATATTCTATCCAATTTGGCATACCCGTGTCTAACCGGGGGTTTCGGCTTGATGTGCCTGATTCTATACGAAGCGAGTAGACTCAAAGCGAGATCTTCGTCAAAAGTATTGCACAATAAAATCGTATTAATCTTCATTATAATCGTTCATTTCATAGCCGTGATAATCGCGGTTACTTTGATTGAGATATTGGATAGTTTTGTGCTGATGTTGCTTATCTGTCACGGTTTTTTCGTCCTTTGGGGAGTTTTACTGATCTTCACCTTCATCATTTTTGCGACGAAACTGACAAAAGCGGAGAGGAAATCGTCTGGAGTTTTAGCGGaaatgaaagagaaagagagtgTTAGCTACGGTGTTTCAACCGTTGTGACGACGGTAGGGGCGGTTAATTATCAGAATTTCAGCAATCAATCGACGCCGCAGCAATCTGTAAAGGACGTTCCCGGTAGAGGAGATCCTCAACGACCGACTGTCCTCGACGATGTTGACAAATCGGTATCGATCGACAATGAAAATGAGACATCGCGATGTGATGAAAATGTAGCAGAAAATGGAACTTTAACCGATTCTGCCGGTATTCAGATGGGAAAGAAATCTGCTGAAGAATGCGGTGAGGATGGATTCGAGAAGAAATATGAATCTCAAGAAAGTGGGATATCCCGGTTACGATCTAAAGTTCTCAATCGATTTACAACTACGAAATCAGAGGCTAACACCACTCGACTAGCTTTCCGAGTCAAGTTAACAAGGAAAGTGTTAAGGATCGCCAAAATCACCGCATTTTTGAATGCAATCTGCGTGGTTTTAAACACATTCGTCATAATTAGAGGGCTCATGATCTATTACTGCGAATGGAGAATGACTGCCACCGCTATCTATATATTCAACACTTGCTTCAG GTTGATAGAACTTGGGCAAGGATTTACAATGGCGTACTTTACCACTCAATCAATACAGAAACATTCGAATAACAAAGAGGGGTtcaagaagaaggaaaagaaaaggaaaaacacaCCGTTCGTTTCAAAAGAGCTTGTGACCAGTAAAACGGGCAACATCTAA